In Modestobacter versicolor, a single genomic region encodes these proteins:
- a CDS encoding Fpg/Nei family DNA glycosylase — protein MPELPEVEALAAFLRENAVGRVVTRVDLAAVQAIKTFDPPLSALAGLELTGASRHGKFLDLDVSGLHLVVHLARAGWLHWRKDLPTAPPKPGKGPLALRVHLEAREGELPEGFDLTEQGTRKGLAVYVVRSPSEVPGIARLGPDALSVDTEQFGALLAGRHTQLKGTLTDQTVLSGIGNAYSDEILHAARLSPFKMADKVTDEELLRLHAAVRETLTGALERQLGQRAATLKGEKRAGLQVHARTGLPCPVCGDTVREVSFADTSLQYCPTCQTGGKPLADRRMSKLLR, from the coding sequence ATGCCCGAGTTGCCCGAGGTGGAGGCGCTGGCGGCGTTCCTCCGGGAGAACGCCGTCGGCCGCGTCGTCACGCGCGTCGACCTGGCCGCGGTCCAGGCGATCAAGACCTTCGACCCGCCGCTGTCCGCGCTGGCCGGCCTGGAGCTGACCGGCGCCTCCCGGCACGGCAAGTTCCTCGACCTGGACGTCTCCGGCCTGCACCTGGTGGTGCACCTGGCCCGGGCCGGCTGGCTGCACTGGCGCAAGGACCTGCCCACCGCGCCGCCCAAGCCGGGCAAGGGGCCGCTCGCGCTGCGGGTGCACCTGGAGGCGCGGGAGGGGGAGCTGCCCGAGGGCTTCGACCTCACCGAGCAGGGCACCCGCAAGGGGCTGGCGGTCTACGTCGTCCGGTCGCCGTCCGAGGTGCCCGGCATCGCCCGGCTCGGCCCGGACGCGCTGAGCGTGGACACCGAGCAGTTCGGCGCGCTGCTGGCCGGCCGGCACACCCAGCTCAAGGGCACGCTGACCGACCAGACCGTGCTGTCGGGCATCGGCAACGCCTACTCCGACGAGATCCTGCACGCCGCGCGGCTGTCGCCGTTCAAGATGGCGGACAAGGTCACCGACGAGGAGCTGCTCCGGTTGCACGCCGCGGTCCGCGAGACGCTGACCGGGGCGCTGGAGCGCCAGCTCGGCCAGCGGGCGGCGACGCTCAAGGGCGAGAAGCGGGCCGGGCTGCAGGTGCACGCCCGCACCGGTCTGCCCTGCCCGGTCTGCGGCGACACCGTCCGCGAGGTCTCCTTCGCCGACACCTCGCTGCAGTACTGCCCCACCTGCCAGACCGGGGGCAAGCCGCTGGCCGACCGGCGGATGTCCAAGCTGCTGCGCTAG
- a CDS encoding NAD-dependent epimerase/dehydratase family protein translates to MTVPDIEERTMRVLVTGASGLIGSAVVPELLSAGHSVVGLARSAVAADAVAATGAQVLPGSLEDVDGLRAAATVVDGVVHLAADPDGHRSARAAVVEARAIEALGAGLAGSGGPLVVAAALLGLAPGRPVTERDPAPAHRLGASPRVLGAAAALALAGRGVRASVVRFAPAVHDGARRGVVGELVGTARARGVSGYLGDGSQRWPALHLADAARLVRLAAEGAPAGSVLHGVAEEGVPLRVVAEEIGRHLGLPVAQVPAAHFGRLGGELAVDAPASSVLTQQLLGWRPTRPGLLADLGRWSTDLAAAR, encoded by the coding sequence ATGACAGTCCCTGACATCGAGGAGCGCACCATGCGGGTGTTGGTCACCGGAGCCTCCGGTCTCATCGGTTCCGCCGTCGTGCCCGAGCTGCTCAGCGCCGGCCACAGCGTGGTCGGGCTGGCCCGGTCCGCCGTCGCAGCCGACGCCGTCGCCGCCACGGGCGCGCAGGTGCTGCCCGGCTCGCTCGAGGACGTCGACGGGCTTCGTGCCGCGGCCACGGTCGTCGACGGCGTGGTGCACCTGGCCGCCGACCCGGACGGCCACCGGTCCGCCCGTGCCGCGGTGGTCGAGGCGCGCGCGATCGAGGCGCTGGGCGCCGGCCTCGCGGGCAGCGGCGGTCCGCTGGTGGTCGCCGCCGCGCTGCTCGGCCTGGCGCCGGGGCGGCCGGTCACCGAGCGGGACCCCGCACCCGCCCACCGGCTCGGTGCCAGCCCGCGGGTGCTCGGCGCCGCGGCAGCGCTCGCCCTGGCCGGCCGCGGCGTGCGGGCCAGCGTGGTGCGGTTCGCCCCGGCGGTGCACGACGGCGCCCGGCGCGGCGTCGTCGGCGAGCTGGTCGGGACCGCCCGGGCCCGCGGGGTCTCCGGGTACCTGGGCGACGGTTCGCAGCGCTGGCCCGCGCTGCACCTGGCCGACGCCGCGCGGCTGGTCCGGCTGGCCGCCGAGGGAGCCCCCGCCGGGTCGGTGCTGCACGGGGTCGCCGAGGAGGGCGTGCCGCTGCGGGTGGTCGCGGAGGAGATCGGCCGGCACCTGGGCCTGCCCGTCGCGCAGGTGCCCGCTGCGCACTTCGGGCGGCTGGGCGGGGAGCTGGCGGTCGATGCGCCGGCGTCCAGCGTGCTGACCCAGCAGCTGCTGGGGTGGCGGCCCACCCGACCGGGCCTGCTGGCCGACCTCGGCCGCTGGTCCACCGACCTGGCCGCCGCCCGCTGA
- a CDS encoding TetR family transcriptional regulator: MELFAERGFEGTTVSAIAERAGVTERTFFRHFADKREVLFSGADDARDVLLRTIAEAPPTQPLLEVITAAMQVIAEEAFSDHLEQARARQAIISSNAELREREMLKFAVVTTELAEAVRSRGVPEPAATLTAELGAILFRVSLHRWLEADNDRPLAELITDSLQHLRAVTSPA; encoded by the coding sequence ATGGAGCTGTTCGCCGAGCGCGGCTTCGAGGGGACGACGGTCTCCGCCATCGCCGAGCGCGCCGGGGTGACCGAGCGGACCTTCTTCCGGCACTTCGCCGACAAGCGCGAGGTGCTGTTCTCCGGTGCCGACGACGCGCGGGACGTGCTGCTGCGCACCATCGCCGAGGCACCGCCCACCCAGCCGCTGCTGGAGGTGATCACCGCGGCGATGCAGGTGATCGCGGAGGAGGCATTCTCGGACCACCTCGAGCAGGCCCGCGCCCGCCAGGCGATCATCAGCTCGAACGCGGAGCTGCGGGAACGCGAGATGCTCAAGTTCGCCGTGGTCACCACCGAGCTCGCCGAGGCCGTGCGCAGCCGGGGGGTGCCCGAACCCGCCGCCACGCTGACCGCCGAGCTCGGCGCGATCCTGTTCCGGGTGTCGCTGCACCGGTGGCTGGAGGCCGACAACGACCGCCCGCTGGCCGAGCTGATCACCGACTCGCTGCAGCACCTGCGCGCGGTGACCTCGCCCGCCTGA
- a CDS encoding NAD-dependent malic enzyme, producing the protein MTALTPDQSAPAVHRGPVTSASYSITVRLAADGDPASVGRIATAVGSAGGAVTAIDVVESRPDGLTVDVTCSAADAAHSDEVVAALDAVDNVHVKKVSDRTFLLHLGGKLEVASTVPLKTRDDLSMAYTPGVARVCMALYEHPEDVRRLTIKGNTVAVVTDGSAVLGLGDIGPGASMPVMEGKAALFKRFGDIDAWPIALDTQDVDEIVRTVELIAPGFGGINLEDIAAPRCFEIEARLREKLDIPVFHDDQHGTAICVLAALRNALRVVDKQLEQVQVVVAGGGAAGTAIVSLLLEAGATKVLVWDREGILSPDDERLSPAKLDLARRTNPGCRRGELPDALVGADVFIGVSAANVIQPEALAGMNERAVVFPMANPTPDVDPVRARQYADVVASGRSDLPNQINNVLAFPGVFRGLLDARAKEIRPGMLLAAAEALAAVVGDDQLNANYIIPSVFDPAVTQAVAAAVESSARAEPGATVRVAADAD; encoded by the coding sequence GTGACCGCCCTCACTCCCGACCAGTCTGCCCCCGCCGTCCACCGCGGGCCGGTGACGTCGGCGTCCTACTCCATCACCGTGCGGCTGGCGGCCGATGGTGACCCGGCCAGCGTCGGCCGGATCGCCACCGCCGTGGGCAGCGCCGGCGGGGCGGTGACCGCCATCGACGTCGTCGAGTCCCGGCCCGACGGGCTCACCGTCGACGTCACCTGCTCGGCCGCGGACGCCGCGCACTCCGACGAGGTCGTGGCCGCGCTCGACGCGGTGGACAACGTGCACGTGAAGAAGGTCAGCGACCGCACCTTCCTGCTGCACCTGGGCGGCAAGCTCGAGGTCGCGTCCACGGTGCCGCTGAAGACCCGCGACGACCTCTCGATGGCCTACACGCCAGGCGTGGCCCGGGTCTGCATGGCGCTGTACGAGCACCCCGAGGACGTCCGGCGGCTGACCATCAAGGGCAACACCGTCGCCGTCGTCACCGACGGCTCGGCGGTGCTGGGCCTGGGCGACATCGGCCCGGGCGCCTCGATGCCGGTGATGGAGGGCAAGGCCGCGCTGTTCAAGCGGTTCGGCGACATCGACGCCTGGCCCATCGCCCTGGACACCCAGGACGTCGACGAGATCGTGCGCACGGTCGAGCTCATCGCCCCCGGCTTCGGCGGCATCAACCTGGAGGACATCGCCGCGCCGCGGTGCTTCGAGATCGAGGCACGGCTGCGCGAGAAGCTGGACATCCCGGTCTTCCACGACGACCAGCACGGGACGGCGATCTGCGTGCTGGCCGCGCTGCGCAACGCGCTGCGGGTGGTCGACAAGCAGCTGGAGCAGGTGCAGGTCGTCGTCGCCGGAGGTGGCGCGGCCGGGACGGCGATCGTCTCGCTGCTGCTGGAGGCCGGCGCCACGAAGGTGCTGGTCTGGGACCGGGAGGGCATCCTCTCGCCCGACGACGAGCGGCTCTCCCCGGCGAAGCTCGACCTGGCCCGTCGGACGAACCCAGGCTGCCGGCGCGGCGAGCTGCCCGACGCGCTGGTCGGGGCGGACGTGTTCATCGGCGTCAGCGCGGCCAACGTCATCCAGCCCGAGGCGCTGGCCGGGATGAACGAGCGGGCCGTGGTCTTCCCGATGGCCAACCCGACCCCGGACGTCGACCCGGTGCGGGCCCGGCAGTACGCCGACGTCGTCGCCTCCGGGCGCTCGGACCTGCCCAACCAGATCAACAACGTGCTCGCGTTCCCCGGCGTCTTCCGCGGCCTGCTCGACGCCCGCGCCAAGGAGATCCGCCCCGGGATGCTGCTGGCCGCCGCCGAGGCGCTGGCCGCGGTGGTGGGCGACGACCAGCTCAACGCCAACTACATCATCCCGAGCGTCTTCGACCCGGCCGTCACGCAGGCCGTCGCGGCGGCGGTGGAGAGCTCGGCCCGCGCCGAGCCCGGCGCGACCGTCCGGGTGGCCGCCGACGCGGACTGA
- a CDS encoding DUF309 domain-containing protein, producing the protein MTGSARDRDAAGRARNARPRDALGRPLPYGEPGEPRAPEGVVRTPTRTLHEAQELLDAGRPFHAHEVLEDAWKTGPDDERDLWRGLAQLAVGLTHAARGNTAGAATLLARGARSLGTAGAAAERHGVDDAGLVAWAARLGAAAVGGTPLDLTPPQLRR; encoded by the coding sequence GTGACCGGCAGCGCCCGCGACCGGGACGCAGCCGGGCGCGCCCGCAACGCCCGCCCGCGCGACGCGCTGGGCCGCCCGCTGCCCTACGGCGAGCCGGGCGAGCCGCGGGCCCCGGAGGGCGTCGTCCGCACGCCGACCCGGACGCTGCACGAGGCCCAGGAGCTGCTCGACGCGGGCCGCCCGTTCCACGCGCACGAGGTGCTCGAGGACGCCTGGAAGACCGGCCCGGACGACGAGCGCGACCTGTGGCGTGGGCTGGCCCAGCTCGCCGTCGGGCTGACCCACGCGGCCCGCGGCAACACCGCTGGGGCGGCCACCCTGCTGGCCCGGGGCGCCCGGTCGCTGGGCACCGCCGGCGCGGCGGCCGAGCGGCACGGCGTCGACGACGCGGGCCTCGTGGCCTGGGCGGCGCGGCTCGGCGCGGCCGCGGTGGGCGGCACCCCGCTCGACCTCACGCCGCCCCAGCTCCGCCGCTGA
- a CDS encoding anti-sigma factor RsbA family regulatory protein, with product MDGAAGSGTHRALIGSSDEDLVDGTVAFVCAGLDAGEPVVVAVTEPTGELLQKALADRPQVVWADWADVYGNGPAAAITAVRRLGERHRTPASPVVHVVLEPFAGPDQDTWREWQRYDAVLDHQLDEAEQLGVEPLVVLCVCDTRRVPALLVDAVRATHPLLQVDGHAQPNPGHVDAAEYLTTLPVPAEPLEATEPLMRADAVRDLRGLRRDLASQAGGASLPPGSEPALEDFLLAVDEMTTNALRHGRPPVDLRLWAGQDRLVCTVTDRGAGLQDPFIGYGPAHGDDLSLGGMGLWLARQLCDHVDITLTDDGVQVRLTTVLR from the coding sequence ATGGACGGGGCAGCCGGGTCCGGGACGCACCGGGCGCTGATCGGCAGCTCCGACGAGGACCTGGTCGACGGCACGGTCGCCTTCGTGTGCGCCGGGCTGGACGCCGGCGAGCCCGTCGTCGTCGCCGTCACCGAGCCCACCGGCGAGCTGCTGCAGAAGGCGCTGGCCGACCGCCCGCAGGTGGTGTGGGCCGACTGGGCCGACGTCTACGGCAACGGCCCGGCCGCCGCGATCACCGCCGTCCGCCGGCTGGGCGAGCGCCACCGCACCCCGGCGAGCCCCGTGGTGCACGTCGTCCTGGAGCCCTTCGCCGGCCCGGACCAGGACACCTGGCGGGAGTGGCAGCGCTACGACGCCGTCCTGGACCACCAGCTGGACGAGGCCGAGCAGCTGGGCGTGGAGCCGCTGGTGGTGCTGTGCGTCTGCGACACCCGGCGGGTCCCCGCCCTGCTGGTCGACGCCGTGCGCGCCACCCACCCGCTGCTGCAGGTCGACGGCCACGCCCAGCCGAACCCCGGGCACGTCGACGCCGCCGAGTACCTGACCACCCTGCCGGTCCCGGCCGAGCCGCTGGAGGCCACCGAGCCGCTCATGCGCGCCGACGCCGTCCGCGACCTGCGCGGGCTCCGGCGCGACCTGGCCTCGCAGGCCGGCGGCGCGAGCCTCCCGCCGGGCTCCGAGCCCGCGCTCGAGGACTTCCTGCTCGCCGTCGACGAGATGACCACCAACGCGCTGCGGCACGGCCGCCCGCCGGTCGACCTGCGGCTGTGGGCCGGCCAGGACCGGCTGGTCTGCACCGTGACCGACCGCGGCGCCGGCCTGCAGGACCCGTTCATCGGCTACGGCCCCGCGCACGGCGACGACCTGTCGCTCGGCGGCATGGGGCTGTGGCTGGCCCGCCAGCTCTGCGACCACGTCGACATCACCCTCACCGACGACGGCGTCCAGGTCCGGCTCACCACCGTCCTGCGCTGA
- the egtE gene encoding ergothioneine biosynthesis PLP-dependent enzyme EgtE: MSALPHDELGTSWRAARPAPAVVHLDSAACSRQSTQVLDAVARHARSEAEVGASVAERAADGLLQQGRSVLAGLVGMAAADVAFTESASASVRTLFDRWRLPAGTRVGVLPGEYWHDLAVLVDRGLQPVVLPADDLGRADLAGVERVLRDDPPALVHVTLVASHRGVVQPGRELAALCRAAGVPLVLDVAQALGHVDCDLGAVVAYAPARKWLAGPRGVGFLVMRPTVTAQLSPVLPPSLFDDDGAGVDHARWYESHDAHVAGRVGLVVALGEHLAAGPDRVRARLAALGRATRERLDGRGGWTVVEPLDEPTAITTLRPPEGVGVPATAARLAAEHGVLVTPVGRERARGELTGPVLRVSPHVDATVADLDALAVALAR, encoded by the coding sequence GTGAGCGCTCTCCCGCACGACGAGCTGGGCACCTCCTGGCGGGCAGCCAGGCCTGCGCCGGCGGTGGTCCACCTCGACTCCGCGGCGTGCAGCCGGCAGAGCACGCAGGTGCTCGACGCGGTGGCCAGGCACGCCCGCAGCGAGGCGGAGGTGGGTGCCTCCGTGGCCGAGCGGGCCGCCGACGGCCTGCTCCAGCAGGGCCGCTCCGTGCTGGCCGGGCTGGTCGGCATGGCGGCGGCCGACGTCGCCTTCACCGAGAGCGCCTCGGCGTCGGTGCGCACGCTGTTCGACCGCTGGCGGCTGCCGGCCGGCACCCGGGTCGGCGTCCTGCCCGGGGAGTACTGGCACGACCTGGCCGTGCTGGTCGACCGCGGGCTGCAGCCGGTGGTGCTGCCCGCCGACGACCTGGGCCGCGCCGACCTGGCCGGCGTCGAGCGGGTGCTGCGCGACGACCCGCCGGCGCTGGTGCACGTCACCCTGGTCGCCAGCCACCGCGGCGTCGTCCAGCCCGGCCGCGAGCTCGCCGCGCTGTGCCGCGCGGCCGGCGTCCCGCTGGTGCTCGACGTCGCCCAGGCGCTCGGGCACGTCGACTGCGACCTCGGTGCCGTCGTCGCCTACGCCCCCGCCCGCAAGTGGCTGGCCGGACCCCGCGGAGTCGGCTTCCTGGTGATGCGGCCGACGGTCACCGCCCAGCTCAGCCCGGTGCTGCCGCCCTCGCTCTTCGACGACGACGGCGCCGGGGTCGACCACGCCCGCTGGTACGAGTCGCACGACGCGCACGTCGCCGGGCGGGTGGGGCTGGTCGTCGCGCTCGGGGAGCACCTGGCCGCGGGGCCGGACCGGGTGCGCGCCCGGCTCGCCGCGCTCGGCCGGGCCACCCGGGAGCGCCTCGACGGCCGCGGCGGCTGGACGGTGGTGGAGCCGCTGGACGAGCCGACCGCGATCACCACGCTGCGCCCGCCGGAGGGGGTGGGGGTGCCCGCGACGGCCGCCCGGCTCGCGGCCGAGCACGGCGTGCTGGTCACCCCGGTCGGGCGGGAGCGGGCCCGCGGCGAGCTCACCGGCCCGGTGCTGCGGGTGTCACCGCACGTGGACGCCACGGTCGCGGACCTGGACGCGCTGGCGGTGGCCCTCGCCCGCTGA
- a CDS encoding DUF4397 domain-containing protein → MSRIRSTTLAAVAASGLVGGLAVFAAPAALAADTATVSVLHAVPGVPVDVYANGEELIPDFQPGTLTDPLELPAGSYDLAIYPAGSDPASTQPAASADDVTVPAGANATVVAHLTPEGAPVLTPFVNDVSAVPAGQARVTVRHTAAAPAVDIRAGGAVVAPGLTNPDEAALTVPAGTISADVVLAGTTTVAIGPADLTLAEGTNTIVYAWGSGDAGYQLAVQTLSGLHSSPSGVPGGSAGLADDGGLPTPLVALSAAGLVAAALAGRRLLATRV, encoded by the coding sequence GTGAGCCGGATCCGCAGCACCACCCTGGCCGCCGTCGCGGCCAGCGGCCTCGTCGGCGGCCTCGCCGTCTTCGCCGCTCCCGCCGCCCTGGCGGCCGACACCGCCACCGTCTCGGTCCTGCACGCCGTCCCCGGCGTGCCGGTCGACGTCTACGCCAACGGCGAGGAGCTGATCCCGGACTTCCAGCCCGGCACGCTCACCGACCCGCTGGAGCTGCCGGCCGGCAGCTACGACCTGGCCATCTACCCGGCGGGCTCGGACCCGGCCAGCACCCAGCCGGCCGCCAGCGCCGACGACGTCACCGTCCCGGCCGGCGCGAACGCCACCGTGGTCGCGCACCTGACGCCGGAGGGCGCCCCGGTGCTCACCCCGTTCGTCAACGACGTCTCGGCCGTCCCGGCCGGCCAGGCCCGGGTCACCGTCCGGCACACCGCCGCGGCGCCCGCGGTCGACATCCGGGCCGGCGGCGCCGTCGTCGCCCCGGGGCTGACCAACCCGGACGAGGCCGCGCTGACCGTCCCGGCCGGCACGATCTCCGCCGACGTGGTGCTCGCCGGCACGACCACCGTGGCGATCGGCCCGGCCGACCTGACCCTGGCCGAGGGCACGAACACCATCGTCTACGCCTGGGGCAGCGGTGACGCCGGCTACCAGCTCGCCGTCCAGACGCTGAGCGGTCTGCACTCCTCGCCGTCCGGCGTCCCCGGCGGCTCCGCGGGTCTGGCCGACGACGGTGGCCTGCCCACCCCGCTGGTCGCCCTCTCGGCCGCTGGTCTGGTCGCCGCTGCGCTGGCCGGTCGCCGGCTGCTCGCCACCCGGGTCTGA
- a CDS encoding class F sortase — MRAPVAVLVLGTVLAVGLPTAWAVTRPEAAAGPSVAAVLSTAPAPAAPSAAGALPQVAARPATPPPVVTAVPPVRLEVPGAGIDAPLDPVGVEPDGAMTLPEDVGRAGWYRYGPVPGATEGTAVLAGHVDDEEQGLGELAPLRGVEPGAEVRVTDAAGVVTRWQVVGREVIEKQAVPLDQLFQRTGPPRLVLVTCGGDFLPELRSYQDNVVVVAEPLP; from the coding sequence GTGCGCGCCCCCGTCGCCGTGCTCGTGCTGGGCACCGTCCTCGCTGTCGGCCTGCCGACCGCCTGGGCGGTGACCCGGCCCGAGGCGGCGGCGGGGCCGTCGGTGGCCGCCGTGCTCAGCACGGCACCTGCACCGGCCGCCCCCTCGGCGGCCGGTGCGCTGCCGCAGGTGGCGGCCCGCCCGGCCACCCCGCCACCCGTGGTCACCGCCGTCCCGCCGGTCCGGCTGGAGGTCCCCGGCGCGGGCATCGACGCCCCGCTGGACCCGGTCGGTGTCGAGCCGGACGGCGCCATGACGCTGCCCGAGGACGTCGGCCGCGCCGGCTGGTACCGGTACGGTCCGGTGCCGGGTGCAACCGAGGGCACGGCGGTCCTCGCCGGTCACGTCGACGACGAGGAGCAGGGGCTCGGCGAGCTCGCGCCGCTGCGCGGCGTGGAGCCCGGCGCAGAGGTACGGGTGACCGACGCCGCGGGGGTGGTGACCCGCTGGCAGGTGGTCGGCCGCGAGGTGATCGAGAAGCAGGCGGTGCCGCTGGACCAGCTCTTCCAGCGGACCGGGCCGCCACGGCTGGTGCTGGTCACCTGCGGCGGGGACTTCCTGCCGGAGCTGCGCAGCTACCAGGACAACGTGGTCGTCGTGGCGGAGCCGCTGCCGTGA
- a CDS encoding RNA polymerase sigma factor, whose amino-acid sequence MSAVTTDPDDAEVARRFAAGDEQALALAYERWAGQVHGMAVRAFGPGPDAEDVTQQTFVSAWTGRAGYSAAAGPLPAWLVGICRHKIADNWAKLERQRRSAEAVAADARSAAAPTGGDGLAGAVADRVLLLGELNRIGQPQRRIIELAFFEDLTHAQIAARTGIPLGTVKSHIRRTLERLRDRLEVDGAALRS is encoded by the coding sequence ATGTCAGCAGTCACCACCGACCCCGACGACGCCGAGGTCGCCCGCCGGTTCGCGGCCGGCGACGAGCAGGCGCTCGCCCTGGCCTACGAGCGGTGGGCCGGCCAGGTCCACGGCATGGCGGTGCGCGCCTTCGGGCCCGGACCCGACGCCGAGGACGTCACCCAGCAGACCTTCGTGTCGGCCTGGACCGGCCGCGCCGGGTACAGCGCCGCCGCGGGCCCGCTCCCGGCCTGGCTGGTCGGCATCTGCCGGCACAAGATCGCGGACAACTGGGCGAAGCTGGAACGGCAGCGTCGGTCCGCGGAGGCCGTGGCCGCCGACGCCCGCTCCGCCGCGGCCCCGACCGGCGGCGACGGGCTGGCCGGCGCGGTCGCCGACCGGGTGCTGCTGCTCGGCGAGTTGAACCGGATCGGCCAGCCGCAACGAAGGATCATCGAGCTCGCGTTCTTCGAGGACCTGACCCACGCCCAGATCGCCGCCCGCACGGGCATCCCGCTGGGCACCGTGAAGAGCCACATCCGTCGCACGCTGGAACGCCTGCGGGACCGCTTGGAGGTGGACGGTGCAGCACTGCGCTCCTGA
- a CDS encoding anti-sigma factor domain-containing protein yields the protein MQHCAPEQLALAALAEQLPAGDAAHLASCPQCQAEVASLRRPVDVLAVPPLSGGGTEVAPPPRVWDAIAAATGVSAAPRAEALTGDPAEPAGAVVVPLQPRRPATRWLTVAAAVLVGGVLGGGAVALTRDDDGSVVATTALDPLAAENASGRAEVREVDGVRSLQIDLDAPELTDGYYEVWLLQPDAVRMVPVGVVRAGDTVLPLPSGLDLGEYPLVDVSVEPMDGDPTHSGISVARGELST from the coding sequence GTGCAGCACTGCGCTCCTGAGCAGCTCGCGCTGGCCGCGCTCGCCGAGCAGCTCCCCGCCGGCGACGCCGCCCACCTCGCCTCGTGCCCGCAGTGCCAGGCCGAGGTCGCCTCGCTCCGCCGGCCGGTCGACGTCCTCGCCGTCCCGCCGCTGTCCGGTGGGGGCACGGAGGTCGCGCCGCCGCCGCGCGTCTGGGACGCCATCGCCGCGGCCACCGGCGTCTCCGCCGCCCCGCGCGCCGAGGCGCTCACCGGTGACCCCGCCGAGCCGGCGGGCGCCGTCGTCGTCCCGCTGCAGCCCCGGCGCCCCGCCACCCGCTGGCTGACCGTGGCCGCCGCCGTCCTGGTCGGTGGGGTGCTCGGCGGTGGTGCCGTCGCGCTCACCCGCGACGACGACGGCTCCGTGGTCGCCACCACCGCGCTCGACCCGCTGGCCGCCGAGAACGCCTCCGGCCGGGCCGAGGTGCGCGAGGTCGACGGCGTCCGCTCGTTGCAGATCGACCTGGACGCCCCCGAGCTCACCGACGGCTACTACGAGGTCTGGCTGCTGCAGCCCGACGCCGTCCGGATGGTGCCGGTCGGCGTCGTCCGGGCCGGTGACACCGTGCTGCCGCTGCCCTCCGGGCTCGACCTGGGCGAGTACCCGCTGGTCGACGTCTCGGTCGAGCCGATGGACGGCGACCCGACGCACTCCGGCATCTCCGTGGCCCGCGGCGAGCTCTCCACCTGA
- a CDS encoding 8-oxoguanine deaminase, with product MQTADLLVHDAELIATVDDARREIAGGWVAVTDGVVSALGGPADPVPDATRRVDARGCLVTPGLVNTHHHLYQNLTRAYAPALTGGLFDWLVTLYPLWARLDEEAAHVSAYVGLAELALSGCTTSTDHSYVHPRGGGDLITAEVTAARELGVRFHPTRGSMSLSVKDGGLPPDSVVQEDDEILADSQRLVEAHHDRSATAMTRIALAPCSPFSVSTALMRRTAELAETLDVRLHTHLCETQDEDAFCLETFGRRPVDYLADVGWMTDRTWLAHVVWPDAGEVARLGAAGVGAAHCPSSNMILSSGLAPVQELRAAGAPVGLGVDGSASADSASLWLEARTAMLQGKLRHGAAAMSARDALEIATRGGAACLGRTGEIGQLSVGACGDLAVWSLEGVRFAGALSDPVEAWLRCGPVAARQTVVGGRLVVDDGAVVHPGLDEQLAVHRRVSERMQAALD from the coding sequence GTGCAGACAGCTGACCTGCTCGTGCACGACGCCGAGCTGATCGCCACCGTCGACGACGCCCGCCGCGAGATCGCCGGGGGGTGGGTCGCCGTGACCGACGGCGTCGTCTCCGCGCTCGGCGGCCCGGCCGACCCCGTACCGGACGCCACCCGCCGGGTGGACGCCCGCGGCTGCCTGGTGACGCCGGGGCTGGTGAACACCCACCACCACCTCTACCAGAACCTCACCCGCGCCTACGCCCCCGCGCTGACCGGCGGGCTGTTCGACTGGCTGGTCACCCTCTACCCGCTGTGGGCGCGGCTGGACGAGGAGGCGGCGCACGTCAGCGCCTACGTCGGGCTGGCCGAGCTGGCGCTGTCGGGCTGCACGACCAGCACCGACCACTCCTACGTGCACCCGCGCGGCGGCGGCGACCTGATCACCGCCGAGGTGACCGCCGCCCGGGAGCTCGGGGTGCGGTTCCACCCCACCCGCGGCTCGATGTCGCTGTCCGTCAAGGACGGCGGCTTGCCACCGGACTCGGTGGTCCAGGAGGACGACGAGATCCTGGCCGACTCGCAGCGCCTGGTCGAGGCCCACCACGACCGCTCGGCGACGGCGATGACCCGGATCGCGCTGGCCCCCTGCTCGCCGTTCAGCGTCTCGACCGCGCTGATGCGCCGCACCGCCGAGCTGGCCGAGACCCTCGACGTCCGGCTGCACACCCACCTCTGCGAGACCCAGGACGAGGACGCGTTCTGCCTGGAGACCTTCGGCCGCCGCCCGGTCGACTACCTGGCCGACGTGGGCTGGATGACCGACCGCACCTGGCTGGCGCACGTCGTGTGGCCGGACGCCGGCGAGGTCGCCCGGCTGGGGGCCGCGGGTGTCGGCGCGGCGCACTGCCCGTCGTCGAACATGATCCTGAGCAGCGGGCTGGCGCCGGTGCAGGAGCTGCGCGCCGCCGGTGCCCCGGTCGGGCTCGGGGTCGACGGCTCGGCGTCGGCGGACTCCGCCTCGCTGTGGCTGGAGGCCCGGACGGCGATGCTGCAGGGCAAGCTGCGGCACGGCGCCGCGGCGATGTCCGCCCGGGACGCGCTGGAGATCGCCACCCGCGGCGGCGCGGCCTGCCTGGGGCGGACCGGCGAGATCGGCCAGCTGTCGGTCGGGGCGTGCGGTGACCTGGCGGTGTGGTCGCTGGAGGGCGTGCGGTTCGCCGGCGCGCTGTCCGACCCGGTGGAGGCGTGGCTGCGCTGCGGGCCGGTGGCGGCGCGGCAGACCGTCGTCGGCGGCCGGCTGGTCGTGGACGACGGCGCGGTGGTGCACCCCGGGCTCGACGAGCAGCTCGCCGTCCACCGCCGGGTCTCCGAGCGCATGCAGGCCGCGCTGGACTGA